A genomic region of Longimicrobium terrae contains the following coding sequences:
- the coxB gene encoding cytochrome c oxidase subunit II: MKSVLTAAGSLRRLRPGRALRSGLPALLPVLLLLASACGDDHLTRFPQTTFAPATEMASEQMWLFHLTMWMGIVVGLLTFGLMGWILWKFRYRPGGPEAQQFHGNTTLEIAWTLLPALIVAVIAVFTVRAIFITQPEPPANALNVRVIGKQWWWEFQYAVGRDTIITANEIHVPVGQPVQLLLESDNVLHSFWVPQMAGKRDLITNRVNRLVFTPREPGVYMGQCAEFCGDSHALMKMRLIAHTPDGFRQWLENEARPAVEPTDSASAVAVGKKLVTQGVCAGCHVIKGTPMVGRTGPVLTHFGRRRTLAAGIMENNAANLHSWIRNAPAVKPGSKMPQLGGDVQNALSDEQISYIVAYLQSLQ; encoded by the coding sequence ATGAAGTCAGTTCTGACCGCCGCCGGGTCCCTCCGCCGGCTGCGCCCCGGACGGGCGCTGCGCAGCGGCCTGCCCGCGCTGCTCCCCGTGCTCCTCCTGCTGGCCTCGGCCTGCGGCGACGACCACCTGACGCGCTTTCCGCAGACGACGTTTGCCCCCGCCACCGAAATGGCGTCGGAGCAGATGTGGCTCTTCCACCTCACCATGTGGATGGGCATCGTCGTCGGCCTGCTGACGTTCGGCCTGATGGGCTGGATCCTGTGGAAGTTCCGCTACCGCCCCGGCGGCCCCGAGGCGCAGCAGTTCCACGGCAACACCACGCTCGAAATCGCGTGGACGCTGCTCCCCGCCCTGATCGTGGCGGTCATCGCGGTGTTCACCGTGCGCGCCATCTTCATCACGCAGCCCGAACCGCCGGCCAACGCGCTCAACGTGCGGGTCATCGGCAAGCAGTGGTGGTGGGAGTTCCAGTACGCGGTGGGCCGCGACACCATCATCACCGCCAACGAAATCCACGTTCCCGTGGGCCAGCCGGTACAGCTGCTGCTGGAAAGCGACAACGTGCTGCACTCCTTCTGGGTGCCGCAGATGGCGGGCAAGCGCGACCTGATCACCAACCGCGTCAACCGCCTCGTCTTCACCCCGCGCGAGCCGGGGGTGTACATGGGCCAGTGCGCCGAGTTCTGCGGCGACAGCCACGCGCTCATGAAGATGCGCCTGATCGCTCACACCCCCGACGGCTTCCGGCAGTGGCTGGAAAACGAGGCCCGTCCCGCGGTGGAGCCCACCGACAGCGCCTCGGCCGTGGCGGTGGGCAAGAAGCTGGTGACGCAGGGCGTGTGCGCCGGCTGCCACGTCATCAAGGGCACGCCCATGGTGGGGCGCACCGGCCCGGTGCTCACGCACTTCGGGCGGCGCCGCACGCTGGCCGCGGGAATCATGGAGAACAACGCGGCCAACCTGCACAGCTGGATCCGGAACGCGCCGGCCGTGAAGCCGGGTTCCAAGATGCCGCAGCTCGGGGGCGACGTTCAGAACGCGCTTTCCGACGAACAGATCTCGTACATCGTGGCCTACCTGCAGTCTCTGCAGTAG